The following are encoded together in the Thermosipho japonicus genome:
- a CDS encoding ABC transporter ATP-binding protein — translation MQKTIYKTDTILKIENLKKYFAADRGLFSRVKHYVHAVDDISFEIKRGKSLGLVGESGCGKTTTGKVIVGLEKPTDGKVYIDGKEISEYESKLEYHKKVQMIFQDPYESLNPRMTIFDIIAEPLNIHNIGNLKEREEKVLKLLQDVGLTPPSSFLWRYPHELSGGQRQRVAIARALVLNPTFIVADEPTSMLDVSVRTGVMNLLMDLQEKYNMSYLYITHDFAVARYMCDKIAVMYLGKIVEYAETEELLFNPMHPYTRALLTAVPVPDPEHKKDEPNIIGSVSKPINPLPRCRFYDRCPFRTEKCKNEPHPQLKDIGNNHYVACYLVQEGKI, via the coding sequence ATGCAAAAAACAATCTATAAAACTGATACAATTTTAAAGATTGAAAATCTAAAAAAGTACTTTGCTGCAGATAGAGGTCTTTTTTCTCGTGTAAAACATTATGTGCACGCTGTTGATGATATATCTTTTGAAATAAAAAGAGGAAAATCACTTGGGCTTGTCGGTGAATCAGGATGTGGAAAAACTACAACTGGAAAAGTAATCGTAGGTCTTGAAAAACCAACCGACGGAAAAGTCTATATTGATGGAAAAGAAATTAGTGAATATGAATCAAAGCTTGAATATCATAAAAAGGTACAAATGATTTTTCAGGATCCATATGAATCACTAAATCCAAGAATGACAATTTTTGATATTATTGCTGAACCACTTAACATCCACAATATTGGAAATTTAAAAGAAAGAGAAGAGAAAGTTTTAAAATTGCTTCAAGACGTTGGACTTACACCACCTTCAAGTTTTCTATGGAGATATCCCCATGAGCTTTCAGGAGGTCAAAGACAAAGAGTAGCAATAGCTAGAGCTCTGGTACTAAACCCAACATTCATAGTGGCAGACGAACCAACTTCAATGCTTGATGTATCTGTTAGAACAGGAGTTATGAACCTATTAATGGATTTGCAAGAAAAATACAACATGAGCTATTTGTATATCACTCACGATTTTGCCGTGGCAAGATACATGTGTGATAAAATTGCAGTAATGTATCTAGGAAAAATAGTAGAATATGCTGAAACAGAAGAGTTACTTTTTAATCCAATGCATCCTTATACAAGAGCACTTCTTACAGCAGTGCCAGTACCTGATCCTGAACATAAAAAAGATGAACCAAATATAATTGGTAGCGTTAGCAAACCAATAAATCCACTCCCTCGCTGCAGATTCTATGATAGATGTCCATTTAGAACGGAAAAATGTAAAAATGAACCACACCCTCAACTAAAAGATATAGGAAATAACCATTATGTTGCATGCTATTTGGTACAAGAGGGAAAGATATAA
- a CDS encoding DUF1015 domain-containing protein, which yields MVVRPFRGLRPRKDMIDKVAAKPYDVVSTEEARKEAERNPYTFYKVTRPEINFDGEVNTHSDEVILKGKEVLENFQKEGVMILEDKPAIYVYKEEWKGYSQIGIYATFSTQEYREGKIKKHELTRKDKEDERARHVKLMQAHTGPVFLMYRSRPEIDQLIIKHTTKEPEYDYTDESGIHHTLWVVKDENEIKEIVDAFKSVDAFYIADGHHRAAAAARAAEELAKENPNHTGEEEYNFFLAVLFPHSQLHILDYNRVVKDLNGNSKEEFLKKVSEKFDIEDAPNSPFKPEKKHEFGMYLDGKWYKLTAKEGTFDKNDVVSSLDVAILQDNLLNPILGIENPRTDKRINFVGGIKGVEELQKLVDSGEYTVAFALYPTSIEELLQVADEGKIMPPKSTWFEPKLKSGIIVHLM from the coding sequence ATGGTAGTAAGGCCATTTAGAGGATTAAGACCAAGAAAAGACATGATAGATAAGGTTGCTGCAAAACCATACGACGTAGTTTCAACTGAAGAGGCAAGAAAAGAAGCTGAAAGAAACCCTTATACATTTTACAAAGTTACAAGACCAGAAATAAACTTTGATGGAGAAGTCAACACGCACTCAGATGAAGTAATACTAAAAGGTAAAGAAGTTTTAGAAAACTTTCAAAAAGAAGGAGTTATGATTCTTGAAGACAAACCAGCTATCTATGTTTATAAAGAAGAATGGAAAGGATATTCACAGATAGGTATATATGCAACCTTTTCAACTCAAGAATATAGAGAAGGAAAAATAAAAAAACATGAACTTACTAGAAAAGATAAAGAAGACGAAAGGGCAAGACACGTCAAATTAATGCAAGCACACACTGGACCAGTATTTCTAATGTACCGCTCAAGACCAGAAATAGATCAATTAATCATTAAACACACTACAAAAGAGCCAGAATATGATTACACCGATGAAAGTGGCATACACCACACTTTATGGGTAGTAAAAGACGAAAATGAAATAAAAGAAATCGTTGATGCATTCAAAAGTGTAGATGCTTTCTACATAGCAGATGGTCACCACAGAGCTGCTGCTGCTGCAAGAGCTGCTGAAGAACTTGCAAAAGAAAATCCAAATCACACCGGTGAAGAAGAATACAATTTCTTCCTAGCAGTATTATTTCCACACAGTCAGCTTCACATTCTTGACTATAACAGAGTAGTTAAAGATTTAAACGGAAATTCCAAAGAAGAATTTTTAAAGAAAGTTTCAGAAAAATTTGATATCGAAGATGCTCCAAACTCTCCATTTAAGCCTGAAAAAAAACATGAATTTGGAATGTATCTAGATGGAAAATGGTACAAGCTAACCGCAAAGGAAGGAACATTTGATAAAAATGATGTAGTATCTTCCTTAGATGTTGCAATCTTGCAAGATAATCTTTTAAACCCAATTCTTGGTATTGAAAATCCAAGAACTGATAAAAGGATTAATTTCGTTGGAGGTATTAAAGGAGTTGAAGAGCTCCAAAAACTAGTTGACAGTGGAGAATATACAGTTGCATTTGCTCTCTATCCAACGTCAATAGAAGAACTGCTTCAAGTAGCAGATGAAGGGAAAATAATGCCACCAAAATCAACGTGGTTTGAACCAAAACTAAAGAGTGGTATAATAGTTCATCTTATGTAA
- the fliS gene encoding flagellar export chaperone FliS produces the protein MDYTEQMVKTASPAKLIEMLYQRAVELLDMAERDVKNKEYVKANEEIQKCQDIITELNLSLDLEKGGEIAKNLRALYTYMFKTLVEANTKKDVKKIREVRGYLSELLETWREAMKNVGNTASKVPDPNRPRLNVSL, from the coding sequence ATGGATTATACAGAACAAATGGTAAAAACCGCAAGTCCAGCAAAATTAATAGAGATGTTGTATCAAAGAGCAGTAGAACTTTTGGATATGGCAGAAAGAGATGTTAAAAATAAAGAGTATGTAAAAGCAAATGAAGAAATTCAAAAATGTCAGGATATTATTACTGAATTAAACCTGTCTTTGGATCTTGAAAAAGGTGGAGAAATTGCAAAAAATTTAAGAGCATTGTATACCTATATGTTTAAAACTCTTGTTGAAGCAAATACGAAGAAAGATGTTAAAAAGATTAGAGAGGTAAGAGGTTATTTAAGTGAGCTTCTTGAAACTTGGAGAGAGGCAATGAAAAATGTTGGTAATACTGCAAGTAAAGTTCCTGATCCAAATAGGCCAAGGTTGAATGTGAGTTTGTAA
- a CDS encoding NUDIX domain-containing protein, producing MEKKISSKEIFKGSLLHVKKDEVMLENGRKSFREYVLHPGAVAVVPVLDDNKVVLVKQFRYPIGKELLEIPAGKFDFKDEDPLECAKRELKEETGFVAKAYLYLGYIHTTPGFSNEVIHLYLARDLESGQSSPDEDEIIDVQIEDFDTVLQKCINGEITDAKTIAGIFKAYFMLRSENNG from the coding sequence ATGGAAAAGAAGATTAGCAGTAAAGAGATATTTAAAGGTTCGCTATTACATGTAAAAAAGGATGAAGTGATGCTAGAAAATGGCAGAAAAAGTTTTAGAGAATATGTTTTGCATCCAGGTGCAGTTGCAGTTGTTCCAGTTTTGGACGATAATAAAGTTGTGCTTGTAAAACAATTTAGATACCCTATTGGTAAAGAGCTTTTGGAAATTCCGGCAGGAAAATTTGATTTTAAAGATGAAGATCCATTGGAATGTGCCAAAAGAGAATTAAAAGAGGAAACTGGGTTTGTTGCAAAAGCTTATCTTTATTTGGGATATATTCACACAACCCCGGGATTTTCAAACGAAGTTATACATCTTTATCTTGCAAGAGATCTTGAAAGTGGTCAGTCTAGCCCAGATGAGGATGAAATAATTGATGTCCAAATAGAGGATTTTGATACAGTTTTGCAGAAATGTATAAATGGTGAAATAACAGATGCTAAAACTATAGCAGGTATTTTTAAAGCATATTTTATGTTAAGGAGTGAAAATAATGGTTAA
- the pdo gene encoding protein disulfide oxidoreductase has product MALLSAKDREYLTDLFSKELENKVKLIYFGDSKENCEYCDLEEQILDELKELSDKIIIEKYNVKENADLAEKYEVEMTPALILTLEDGEDKGVRFYGIPSGHEFGTLVQDIVTFGKGAKPELSPDTIEKLKAIDKPVKISVFVTPTCPYCPRAVLTAHNFALVNPLIKAEMIEANEFFDLSNEFGVSSVPHIVINRNPNTFFIGAYPEPQYLEEVLKAIK; this is encoded by the coding sequence ATGGCACTTTTATCAGCAAAAGACAGGGAATATTTAACAGACTTATTCTCAAAGGAACTTGAAAACAAGGTAAAACTCATTTATTTCGGAGATTCGAAAGAAAACTGTGAGTACTGCGATCTTGAAGAGCAAATCTTAGATGAACTTAAAGAACTTTCTGACAAAATTATCATTGAAAAGTACAACGTTAAAGAAAACGCAGATTTGGCAGAAAAATATGAAGTTGAGATGACTCCTGCTCTTATTCTTACACTAGAAGATGGAGAAGATAAAGGTGTAAGATTCTATGGAATTCCATCAGGTCACGAATTTGGTACTTTAGTACAGGATATAGTTACTTTTGGAAAAGGTGCAAAACCAGAACTTTCACCAGATACAATTGAAAAACTAAAAGCAATTGACAAACCAGTTAAAATCAGTGTTTTTGTAACTCCAACTTGTCCATACTGTCCACGTGCAGTTCTCACAGCACATAACTTTGCACTTGTTAATCCACTTATCAAAGCAGAAATGATTGAAGCAAACGAATTCTTTGACTTAAGTAATGAATTTGGAGTTTCTTCAGTTCCACACATTGTAATTAATAGAAATCCAAATACATTCTTCATAGGGGCATACCCAGAACCACAATATCTTGAAGAAGTCTTGAAAGCAATTAAATAA
- the trxB gene encoding thioredoxin-disulfide reductase, with protein MVHFDLGNISTGPKDYYDILIIGGGPAGLTAAIYAGRAGLSAAVFEKALEGGAVTQTHVVENWPGFIRIEGGELGEKFAEHAKTFGAEIITAEVLKISYDNEYKYVELDNGKKVKGKVLIYATGAVPRKLGVPGEEKFRGKGVTYCAACDGYLFSGKDVVVVGGGDSACDEAHFLAKMVKSITMVQNLPYLTAAKVLQDRLLENKNVKVILNSLVKEIRGKDKVEEVVVVNNETGEETVIKAEGVFIYVGLVPKSDLLKGIVDINEYGYIKTDENMETNVPGIYAVGDVREKNLRQIVTAAADGAIAVEHAAKKYF; from the coding sequence ATGGTTCACTTTGATCTAGGAAATATATCCACAGGACCTAAAGATTATTACGATATTTTAATAATAGGTGGAGGACCAGCTGGTTTAACAGCCGCTATATATGCAGGACGTGCTGGACTTTCCGCAGCTGTATTTGAAAAGGCACTTGAAGGCGGTGCTGTTACACAAACACATGTTGTTGAAAATTGGCCAGGTTTTATACGAATCGAAGGTGGCGAATTAGGAGAAAAATTTGCAGAACATGCAAAGACATTTGGAGCAGAAATAATTACAGCAGAGGTATTAAAAATATCATATGACAATGAATATAAATATGTTGAATTAGACAATGGTAAAAAGGTCAAAGGTAAGGTATTAATTTACGCAACTGGAGCTGTTCCAAGAAAACTTGGAGTACCTGGTGAAGAAAAATTCAGAGGAAAAGGTGTTACATACTGTGCAGCTTGCGATGGCTATCTCTTTTCAGGTAAAGATGTTGTTGTTGTCGGTGGTGGAGATAGTGCATGTGATGAAGCACACTTTTTAGCAAAGATGGTAAAAAGTATAACAATGGTTCAAAATCTTCCTTACCTTACTGCTGCAAAAGTTCTCCAAGATAGATTGTTAGAAAACAAAAACGTAAAGGTTATTTTAAACTCACTTGTAAAAGAAATTAGAGGTAAAGATAAAGTAGAAGAGGTTGTTGTAGTAAATAATGAAACTGGCGAAGAAACAGTTATAAAGGCAGAAGGTGTATTCATATACGTTGGTCTTGTACCAAAAAGCGATCTACTAAAAGGCATTGTTGATATAAATGAATACGGTTACATAAAAACAGACGAAAACATGGAAACTAATGTACCAGGAATATATGCAGTCGGTGATGTAAGAGAAAAGAATCTTAGACAAATTGTTACTGCTGCCGCAGATGGCGCAATTGCAGTAGAACATGCCGCTAAAAAATATTTCTAA
- a CDS encoding glutaredoxin family protein, giving the protein MQHVKIVVYTTPTCPYCRKAKNYFKQLGLKFKEYDVSKDQKAAERMYKKSGQLGVPVIEIGNQVVVGFDKAKIDRLLGIN; this is encoded by the coding sequence ATGCAACACGTAAAGATAGTTGTTTATACAACTCCAACCTGTCCTTATTGTAGAAAAGCAAAAAATTATTTTAAACAACTTGGATTAAAATTCAAAGAATACGATGTATCAAAAGATCAAAAAGCTGCAGAAAGAATGTATAAAAAGAGCGGACAATTGGGCGTACCGGTCATTGAGATTGGAAATCAAGTAGTAGTCGGTTTTGACAAAGCTAAAATTGATAGGTTACTAGGTATAAATTAA
- a CDS encoding thioredoxin family protein, translated as MKKFIFIFLVLAAMISFSYDYTMYDLGIAHKISVIEDKPLIIYFSSPSCVYCKKFESEVLSDEKFQELLKLYYTFVKVESNNNKTTFLENEYTNNELFGAFGVRGTPTFVFWYKDAGITMVPGFMPLEDFLNALNYILKYVYEDYREDFQTFLNNKESFNPKTKVINISNNDADFVLAHDKNAKKYTSDQKIEKGTVYLVYSNEDLEKLKQSGAFRILFVNE; from the coding sequence ATGAAAAAATTTATCTTTATCTTTTTAGTATTAGCTGCTATGATTTCTTTTTCGTATGATTATACCATGTATGATTTAGGGATTGCACACAAAATTTCAGTGATTGAAGACAAACCATTAATAATATACTTTTCTTCACCAAGTTGTGTTTATTGTAAAAAATTTGAATCAGAAGTACTTTCTGATGAAAAATTTCAAGAACTTTTAAAATTATACTACACCTTTGTAAAAGTTGAGTCGAACAACAATAAAACAACATTCCTTGAAAATGAATATACCAACAATGAACTTTTTGGAGCTTTCGGTGTAAGAGGAACTCCTACATTTGTCTTTTGGTATAAAGATGCTGGTATAACAATGGTACCTGGATTTATGCCTCTTGAAGATTTTCTAAACGCTTTAAATTACATACTTAAATACGTATACGAAGACTATAGAGAGGATTTTCAAACCTTTCTTAATAACAAAGAATCATTCAATCCTAAAACAAAGGTTATAAACATATCAAACAACGATGCTGATTTTGTATTAGCACACGACAAAAATGCAAAAAAATATACAAGCGATCAAAAAATTGAAAAAGGTACTGTTTACCTAGTTTATTCTAATGAAGATTTAGAAAAATTAAAACAATCAGGTGCCTTTAGAATTCTTTTTGTAAATGAGTAG
- a CDS encoding cytochrome c biogenesis CcdA family protein has protein sequence MFYKDVSIWIAFLHGILSFFSPCVLPLIPAFLGVLFTAKNKFLKLFGFFIGFSIFFSIIGIFSSVFGIFFSKYGTVINYILGTIIIVMGILYMSNKEIVKPKKINVWNFKGGSLLTGILMGAAIGLIWIPCSSPILGSILTIATTVNPYKGGALLFVYSLGISLPFLTIGAPISKLLTGGFGTPKWEKILKIFGGVFLIILGILIISGKMVV, from the coding sequence ATGTTTTATAAAGACGTAAGTATTTGGATCGCTTTTTTGCATGGAATATTATCATTTTTTAGCCCATGTGTTCTGCCTTTAATACCTGCCTTTTTAGGTGTTTTGTTTACCGCAAAAAATAAATTTTTAAAGCTTTTTGGATTTTTCATTGGTTTTTCAATATTTTTTTCAATTATTGGTATTTTTTCTTCTGTATTTGGAATTTTCTTTTCAAAATACGGAACAGTTATAAATTATATTTTAGGTACAATTATCATTGTAATGGGAATACTATATATGTCTAATAAAGAAATAGTAAAACCAAAGAAAATTAATGTCTGGAATTTTAAAGGTGGTAGTCTTTTAACTGGAATACTTATGGGGGCAGCTATAGGCTTAATTTGGATTCCATGTAGCAGTCCAATCTTAGGATCAATCTTGACTATAGCAACAACCGTCAACCCGTATAAGGGTGGGGCTCTTCTATTTGTATACTCTTTGGGTATTTCTTTACCTTTTTTGACAATTGGCGCACCAATATCCAAATTACTTACAGGTGGTTTTGGAACACCTAAATGGGAAAAGATTTTAAAAATATTTGGTGGAGTTTTTTTAATAATTCTTGGTATTTTGATTATATCAGGAAAAATGGTGGTATAA
- a CDS encoding OsmC family protein, which yields MPSASMNWYSGMLFYSKTTSGHDLILDANDTVGGKDAGARPKELILYSLMGCTGMDVVSLLRKMRVIDSLESFRLEVEYELATEHPKVYTKIHLKYLFKFNGEPPKDKVEKAVNLSQERYCAVSAMLKQVVPEFSHEIIYE from the coding sequence ATGCCAAGCGCATCAATGAACTGGTATTCTGGAATGCTATTCTACAGCAAAACTACTTCAGGGCATGATTTAATTCTCGATGCAAATGATACTGTCGGTGGTAAAGATGCCGGAGCAAGGCCTAAAGAACTTATTCTATACTCTCTTATGGGCTGTACCGGCATGGATGTTGTATCTTTGCTAAGAAAAATGAGAGTTATAGACTCTCTTGAATCATTTAGACTGGAAGTAGAATATGAATTGGCGACAGAACATCCAAAAGTATACACTAAAATACACTTAAAATACTTATTTAAATTCAATGGTGAACCTCCAAAAGATAAGGTTGAAAAAGCTGTAAATCTTTCACAGGAAAGATATTGTGCAGTTTCAGCAATGCTCAAACAAGTTGTACCAGAATTTTCTCATGAGATAATTTACGAGTAA
- the glgX gene encoding glycogen debranching protein GlgX has product MADYPLQYNNPDSSVKLKTKRGYPRLGATPDDTGVNFAVFSRHAEKVVLELYQNYYDATPSHRFELDPNYNKTGDIWHIYVYGVGHGQYYGWRVYGPYDPENGKRFNHHKLLVDPYAKAISSSFDWDSSSVYGYDINSPLRDLSFSKEDSAISPTKSIVIDDSKYDWKGDKQLHIPWEDTIIYEMHVRLFTISPTSKVKFPGTFLGIIEKLDHLKELGVTTIELMPIFEFNVNSIDRINPITGERLKDIWGYNPLGFFAVTGNYSVGLKLGEQVFLFKDFVKELHKNGFEVILDVVYNHTGEGNELGPTLNFRGFDNEIYYMLDPNNKRYYLNYSGCGNTLNCNHPVVKELIIDSLRYWATEMHVDGFRFDLAAVLGRTPDGRWIGDFSLLKDIAEDPILHGLKLIAEGWDAAGGYFLGEFPEGWAEWNGQYRDTVRKFVRGDEGVLVELAKRITGSQDLYSKKRPHASINFITCHDGFTMRDLVSYNYKHNEENGENNKDGANENFSYNYGVEGETDDPKINEIRKRQVKNFITILMVSHGTPMILMGDEIYRTQYGNNNAYCQDNEKTWLDWTFKEKHQDIFRFFKKMIEFRKKHHALRRKHFFTGRDLTGDGIADISWHGVKPFQPDWGYHSHSIAFMISGSDFLCKDAKEDNDIFVILNQWREPLTFTLPILHGKTWYRVVDTAKPSPYDFLDSPKQVGFVYTAEPRSSVVLISMPHHGSDCPV; this is encoded by the coding sequence ATGGCAGACTATCCTTTGCAATATAATAACCCTGATTCAAGTGTTAAATTAAAAACAAAAAGAGGATATCCAAGATTAGGTGCAACCCCGGACGACACCGGGGTTAATTTTGCTGTTTTTTCACGTCATGCAGAAAAAGTAGTACTAGAATTATATCAAAACTACTATGATGCAACACCTTCACATAGATTTGAACTTGATCCTAATTACAATAAAACGGGAGATATATGGCATATATATGTATATGGAGTTGGTCATGGCCAATACTATGGTTGGCGAGTATACGGACCATATGATCCAGAAAATGGAAAAAGATTTAACCACCACAAGTTATTGGTTGATCCATATGCAAAAGCCATTTCTAGTTCCTTTGATTGGGATTCTTCTTCTGTATACGGTTACGATATAAATTCACCATTAAGAGATCTTTCTTTCTCTAAAGAAGATTCGGCAATTAGTCCAACAAAATCAATTGTAATAGATGATTCAAAATATGATTGGAAAGGCGATAAACAACTTCATATTCCATGGGAAGACACTATAATATACGAAATGCACGTAAGGCTCTTTACGATAAGTCCCACTTCAAAGGTAAAATTCCCTGGAACATTTTTGGGAATAATCGAAAAACTAGACCACTTGAAAGAATTGGGGGTAACAACCATTGAATTAATGCCTATTTTTGAATTTAACGTTAATTCAATAGATAGGATAAATCCAATCACTGGCGAAAGACTAAAGGATATATGGGGATATAATCCCCTCGGTTTTTTTGCCGTTACTGGAAACTATTCTGTTGGTCTTAAATTAGGTGAACAGGTGTTCTTATTTAAAGACTTTGTAAAAGAACTTCACAAAAATGGTTTTGAAGTGATCTTGGATGTAGTATACAACCATACTGGTGAAGGAAATGAGTTAGGCCCCACATTAAATTTTAGGGGATTTGATAATGAAATCTACTATATGCTTGATCCTAATAACAAAAGATACTATCTTAATTATTCAGGATGTGGAAATACCTTAAATTGTAATCATCCAGTAGTTAAAGAACTTATTATAGACAGTTTAAGATACTGGGCAACTGAAATGCATGTAGATGGTTTTAGATTTGATTTGGCAGCCGTTTTAGGTCGAACCCCAGACGGAAGATGGATTGGAGATTTTTCACTCCTTAAAGATATAGCCGAAGATCCCATATTGCATGGTTTAAAACTAATTGCAGAAGGTTGGGATGCTGCCGGTGGTTACTTTTTAGGGGAATTTCCAGAAGGTTGGGCTGAATGGAATGGACAATATAGAGACACGGTAAGAAAATTTGTAAGGGGAGACGAAGGAGTATTAGTAGAACTTGCAAAAAGAATTACTGGTAGTCAAGACCTTTACAGTAAAAAAAGACCGCACGCAAGTATAAACTTTATTACATGCCATGATGGATTTACAATGAGAGATCTGGTAAGTTACAACTATAAACATAACGAAGAAAATGGTGAAAATAATAAAGACGGCGCCAATGAAAATTTCAGCTATAATTATGGAGTTGAAGGAGAAACTGATGATCCTAAAATTAACGAAATAAGAAAAAGACAAGTGAAAAACTTTATAACCATTCTAATGGTATCACATGGAACTCCCATGATATTAATGGGTGATGAAATTTATAGAACACAATATGGAAACAACAACGCATATTGTCAAGATAATGAAAAAACATGGCTTGATTGGACTTTTAAAGAAAAACACCAAGATATATTTAGATTTTTCAAAAAAATGATTGAATTTAGAAAAAAACATCATGCATTAAGAAGAAAACATTTCTTCACCGGTAGAGATCTTACAGGAGATGGTATAGCAGATATTTCTTGGCATGGTGTAAAACCTTTCCAACCTGATTGGGGATATCATTCACACTCAATAGCTTTCATGATAAGCGGTAGCGATTTTTTGTGTAAAGATGCAAAAGAAGATAATGACATATTTGTCATTCTAAATCAGTGGAGAGAACCATTAACTTTTACACTTCCAATTCTACATGGGAAGACATGGTATAGAGTTGTAGATACAGCTAAACCTTCACCGTACGATTTTCTAGACTCACCCAAGCAAGTTGGATTTGTTTATACTGCAGAACCAAGAAGCTCAGTGGTTTTAATAAGTATGCCTCACCATGGAAGTGATTGCCCCGTATAA
- a CDS encoding SDR family oxidoreductase, whose amino-acid sequence MNIVITGSNRGIGYALLQESLKRGHFVIAATRKPEMIKIDNNKVSIYFLDLLDKDSIEKFVETLSVKVDVLINNAGVLYKDSFENLEYDYFLNTFKVNALGPLFLSQRLYKSGKLKSGGKIINISSILGSIALLGGTTSYSYSVSKAALNMATKLLSSKLKDIKVISVHPGWVKTDMGGKEAPVMPEESAKGIIDIVENVEESGVFLDYTGQSLPW is encoded by the coding sequence ATGAATATTGTAATAACGGGTTCAAATAGAGGTATAGGATATGCATTATTACAGGAATCTTTAAAAAGGGGTCATTTTGTTATAGCTGCTACTAGAAAACCAGAAATGATAAAAATTGATAATAATAAGGTTAGTATTTATTTTCTTGATTTACTTGATAAAGATTCAATTGAAAAATTTGTTGAAACACTTTCAGTAAAAGTTGATGTTTTGATTAATAATGCAGGAGTTTTGTATAAAGATAGTTTTGAAAACCTTGAATATGATTATTTTCTTAATACATTCAAGGTAAATGCTTTGGGACCTTTATTTTTGAGCCAACGGCTATATAAATCTGGTAAATTAAAAAGTGGCGGGAAAATTATAAATATTAGCTCAATTCTTGGCTCAATAGCTCTTTTGGGAGGTACTACAAGTTACTCTTATTCAGTTTCAAAGGCTGCTTTAAATATGGCTACAAAGTTACTATCAAGTAAGCTTAAGGATATTAAAGTCATATCTGTACATCCTGGATGGGTAAAGACAGATATGGGAGGAAAAGAAGCTCCTGTAATGCCTGAAGAGTCTGCAAAGGGAATTATAGATATTGTTGAAAATGTAGAAGAGAGTGGAGTCTTTTTGGATTATACGGGGCAATCACTTCCATGGTGA